The region CCTCAGGAATTTGCCGCTGGTCACATTCCTAATTCTATTTTCATAGGAATTGATGGGCAATTTGCACCATGGGTTGGTGCCTTAATTACAGATTTAAAACAACCCATAATTCTAATTGCTCCAAGTGGACGTGAAGAGGAAATTATTACGCGATTAAGTCGTGTGGGTTACGATAATTGTTTAGGTTATTTAGACGGAGGAATTGAAGCATGGAAAAATGCGGGCAAGGAAATTTCTACCATTACATCTATCAGTGCTGAAGAATTTTCAAATCGCTTAAAAGATAATGTTCGCGTACTGGATGTACGTAAGCCCGGAGAATATAACAACCAGCATATTGAAAATGTTCCTAATCAACCGTTAGATTATATTAACGAATGGACCAATAACTTTGATAAGAACACAGAATATTACATTCACTGCGCGGGAGGCTACCGCAGTATGATTGCAGCCTCCATTTTAAAAGCAAGAGGTTATGAACGTTTAGTAGATGTAGCCGGCGGATTTTCTGCGATACAAAAAACAAATGTGCCATTAACCTGCGAACAAACTTGCAGTAGCTCTAAATAATTTTATGCTAGAAGGAACCCGATTATACAGCATTCTTTTTAATAAATGCCCGCGATGTCATAAAGGACAATTTTTTAAAACAAATAATCCTTACAATTTAACGTCCTTTTCGGAAATGAATGAACATTGTCCGCATTGCGATGAAAGCTTTGTGCGGGAAACAGGCTTTTACTATGGAGCTATGTACATCAGCTACGGTTTGAACATTGGATTAGGAATAGGCATGTTCTTGCTGATGGTAGTATTATTAGATATAGACGTAGTAACTTATTTGTTTACTTTTCTAAGCGTAAGTTTAGTTTTATTTCCTTGGATCTTCAGAAAATCGAGACTAGTTTGGATAAACTTGTTTGTTGGACACAAACCCGACACTGCTAAAAAAATCAATAGCTAAGACTTGTTTCTTCTTTGAATGGATTTCTTGGTATCCATTCACCCGGCTGAAGAAAATTAATAAAAGGCTTTAAAACAACTTTTGAAACTGTGTTTTGCGGACGCACATAACAGATTAAATCTTGTGCCTTTGCGCCTATCGTACTCTTTATTTCTGCAGCGGTACGACCTAAGTTTAAACGATGCTTTTTTAATTCGATAGCCTGCTTTACAAAATGATAAAGTATGTTTTGATATAACTCATGTTCTTTGTTGAGTTCATAATCAAAACCAATATAGTGAGCTTCCAAACAACCTTCATTTAAATCAATACCCGAGCTAAATGCAACGGGAACGTTATTTAAATAAAATAAAGTGAATATGAATTTATCGCCGAATATTTGTTTGCATTCCGAGAAATAATTCACAGGTAGCTTTACTAATTTAAATTTAGCGTGATTATAAACCTGCTCATACAGAGCGTAAATGGCTTTCTCTTGCTTTTGAATTTCTTCTAAACTGAGTTGCTTTACCTGTAAAACCTCACCACTTTTTAATATGGATTTCGCTCTGTTTCTGTATTTTTTAGAAAACAATCCGATATAATTTTCCAGGGAATTTACCCCGGCAGGAATATCAACAACCATATTAGGCTCCACGCTAAATTCCACAAATTTATCTGTATTAAAAAAACATTTAGGCGCACCTTTTACAGGCGCGTAAAAATCCTTCACCAGAACTGCCGAAATTTTCCCTCTCAATTTTTCACGCTTCCCAATTCTCTCAATCAACTCTTCGATGATTTTAAATTGGTGGGAAATAGACAATTTCTCTTTGAATAGAAACGCATGTTCTCCACTCACTATATTATTTCCGCAGGTTAATAAACGCATCACTACATCATCGCCGCTTTTATCGATATAATGCTCAAATAAACGGGCGCGATGCGATTTAATTTGATTTACTTTTGAATCAAGAATGTCGCCAAAAACAGAAGCTTTAAAATCTATTACCTGAAAATAAGCAATTGCAGCTGGCTTATTGTTATGAAATAAAATAACGAAGCGTGACACAAAATTATTTGAAGGTGTGTTTTCAAGCAAGCCCAAATAATTTAAATCTAAATACAAATTTTTATTTTGTAACACTTCGTTCCAACTATCTACATCCACCTCAGATGCCAAATCATAGGTAATAAAATCGAAGTTCTTTTCAAGTTTCTCGCGCTTATAATGCGACTTTAACTTCTCTATTTGCTTACAAAAAAACATGTTGGAATGATAAAGTTACCAAGTACAGAGGAACTATTTAGTTAAATTTCTTAAAAAAGCGTAAAGCGCCTCAACACTCTGAGCCTCTGTTTGATTAGATGTGTCAATTGTTAAATCGGCCGACTTTGGTGTATCAAAGGGAGCAGAAATTCCGGTAAAATGTGGTATATCGCCTTTTAAGGCTTTCTTGTATAATCCTTTTACATCGCGCTCTTTACACACATCCAGTGAGGTTGAAATATGAATCAATTTAAAATGATTCCCCAATACATTACGTGCAATATCCCTCAAATTTTCGGTGGGTGTAATGAGACTGCATATCACCACAAAATTGTTATTCAACAATAGTTTTGATACCTCTGCCGTACGACGTATATTTTCTAATCTATCTTCCTCCGTAAAACCCAAATTGGAGTTAATCCCGCTTCGTAACACATCTCCATCCAACACTTCACACAAAATTCCTTCACTCTGTAAACGCTTCTCGAGGGCATAGGCAATAGTTGATTTTCCGGCACCCGAAAGGCCCGTCATCCATAATACAATTGGTTTTACCGGCTGCATAATTATTCAATAAATTTAAGCTTATACAAGCAAAAAAAGAATTATTTTTATAGTGAATTGAACAAAAATGGACTTTAACAACTCTCCAAAAATAGATCAGGTCGGAATTGAAGAAAGAGTGGCTCGCTTTAATACCAGAAGCATAAAAAAACAAAGTAAAGTACAAGCGCTCAAACTGGCTTTGAACATGATTGACCTCACTACACTGGAAGGTAAAGATACAGAGGGGAAAGTGATTCAAATGTGTTATAAAGCCATGCACCCGGCAGATGATTTGAAAGATTTACCTACTGTTGCGGCGGTGTGCGTTTACCCGAATTTTGTAAAAACAGCAAAAAAAGCATTAGGAAATTCAGGCGTTAAGGTGGCTTCAGTGGCAACTGCCTTCCCAAGCGGAAATTCAACGCTTGACATCAAGTTGAGTGATACAAAACTAGCCGTAGATGATGGCGCTGATGAAGTTGATATGGTGATTAGTCGCGGTGAATTTTTAAAAGGGAATTACAATTTTGTATATGATGAAATTGCTGCCATTAAAAACGCTTGCGGTAAAGCTCGACTGAAAGTAATTTTAGAAACCGGCGAACTTTCTACATTAGATAATGTACGTAAGGCCTCCGACATTGCTATTGCAGCCGGCGCCGATTTCATCAAAACTTCTACCGGAAAAATTCAGCCTGCAGCTACCATGCCAGTAACGCTAGTGATGTTACAGGCCATCAATGATCATTATCTAAAAACAGGACAAATGATTGGCATGAAACCTGCCGGTGGAATTTCTACAGCAAAAGTAGCTCTGCAATATTTAGTGATGGTTCATGAAACATTAGGAAACAAATGGCTGAATAATGAATGGTTTCGTTTTGGAGCCAGCAGCTTAGCAAATGATATTATTTTACAATTGGGTAAAGAGCAAAAAGGAGTGTATTACAG is a window of Bacteroidota bacterium DNA encoding:
- the cysC gene encoding adenylyl-sulfate kinase, translated to MQPVKPIVLWMTGLSGAGKSTIAYALEKRLQSEGILCEVLDGDVLRSGINSNLGFTEEDRLENIRRTAEVSKLLLNNNFVVICSLITPTENLRDIARNVLGNHFKLIHISTSLDVCKERDVKGLYKKALKGDIPHFTGISAPFDTPKSADLTIDTSNQTEAQSVEALYAFLRNLTK
- a CDS encoding DUF983 domain-containing protein, translated to MNEHCPHCDESFVRETGFYYGAMYISYGLNIGLGIGMFLLMVVLLDIDVVTYLFTFLSVSLVLFPWIFRKSRLVWINLFVGHKPDTAKKINS
- the deoC gene encoding deoxyribose-phosphate aldolase produces the protein MDFNNSPKIDQVGIEERVARFNTRSIKKQSKVQALKLALNMIDLTTLEGKDTEGKVIQMCYKAMHPADDLKDLPTVAAVCVYPNFVKTAKKALGNSGVKVASVATAFPSGNSTLDIKLSDTKLAVDDGADEVDMVISRGEFLKGNYNFVYDEIAAIKNACGKARLKVILETGELSTLDNVRKASDIAIAAGADFIKTSTGKIQPAATMPVTLVMLQAINDHYLKTGQMIGMKPAGGISTAKVALQYLVMVHETLGNKWLNNEWFRFGASSLANDIILQLGKEQKGVYYSKDYISND